The following nucleotide sequence is from Syntrophus gentianae.
GATCAAACCGAATGGAGCCAGGCCATCATCTCCGCCGGGTCCGTTGTGGGTTGCTGGCAGGAAAAATTCCGGCAGACATAGGCCGTCGACCGGCCATTGACCGGAGTCATCTCCCGCGCAAATTCCGCCACCCTCAAAAGGCTCTCCTTTCCTCCACCCTCCGGGGATAAGAGAACAACCGTGCGGGGAAGAAAAGTCCGGCGAAGTTCCCGCAGCATTTCGCGGGTATCCTTCCCTTCCGGGTTTCCGGCAATGACCACCTCGGCGGAAGGACCGGCCAGGAAATCCAGGGCAACCAGAAACTGGGAGTGGCCCGCAGGCAGGGAGCGGATAGAAGCGGCAAAGGCCTGCCCCGTCGCGACGGCCCGCTCTTCCAGTTCTCCCCGACCCGTCAGGCGGGCCAGGCGCAGCAGATTGAGCATGGCCACGGAATTTCCCGAGGGAATGGCCCCGTCGTAACTCTCCTTCTGGCGAACGAGCAACGGTTCGCCGTCTTCCGGAGTAAAATAATACCCGCCGTTTTCCTTGTCCCAGAAAAAAGCCCTCAGCTCCTCTTCCAGGGAAAGGGCGGCCTCCAGAAGGGTGGCATCGAAGGTCGCCTCGTAGGCCTCGATCAGCCCCCAGAGAAGAAAGGCGTAATCGTCCAGGTTCGCCGGCATGGCCGCCTCACCGTCCCGCCAGCGATGGAGCAGGCGCCCCCGGGAATCGCGCAGGTTCTCCAGGATAAAGGAGACGGCCTTGCGGACCGCCTGGAGGAAGACAGGGTCTTCGAAGACGAAAGCCGCCCGGGCCATCGCCGCAATCATCAATCCATTCCAGTCAGTGAGGATCTTGTCGTCCCGAAGAGGTTTTATCCGCTGCCGGCGGTGCTGAAAAAGCTTCTCCCGCGCGGATTCCATCGCTGCCGAAAGGCGCTCCTCCGGAATGCCCAGTGTCGCCGCCAGATCCGCCGGCGGGTATGAACAGGAGAGAACCTGAGGTCGGCCGCCGGCCTGAAGGGCATAGATCCGGATCAGCAAGTCGGCCTCCTCCGGTCCCAGGACCTGCCGCAGCTCTTCCGCCGTCCAGAGATAAAAGGCTCCCTCTTCTCCGGCGGTATCGGCATCCTCTGCCGAGTAGAAGCCGCCCTCCGGAGCGGTCATGTTCCTCAGCACGTAGGTCAGGATCTCCCGCGCCGTTTTTTCATAAAACGCCTGCCCCGTCGCCGAAAAGGCCTCGGTATAGGCCAGGGCCAGAAGGGCCTGATCGTAGAGCATCTTCTCGAAATGGGGGACGCGCCACTGGGCATCGGTGCTGTATCGATGAAAGCCGAAGCCGAGCGCATCATAGATCCCCCCCTGCCGCATCGCCGTCAGGGTTTTTTCCACCATCGCCAGGGCCTGGGAATCTCCCTGTCTCTGCCAGTAGCGCAGAAGAAAGAAGAGATGCTGAGCCATGGGGAACTTCGGGGCGTCTCCAAACCCGCCATAGCGGGAATCGAAGCGGCGGCACAGATCGTCATAGGCCTCCCGCAAAACCGTCTCCAGGGGAAGCTCCCCGCGACCGCCGGAATCCGGCCCCATCCCCTGCAGGGCCTTTTCAATCTCTTCGACGGATTCCAGCACTTTGCCCCGCTCCCTGCGCCAAACCTCGCCGAGTCCGGGGATCAGTGCAAGCATCCCCATCATCCCCGGCCGGCTTTCCCGGGGAATATACGTCGCAGCATAGAAAGGACGGCGCTCGGGAGTCATCACAATCGTCAACGGCCAGCCGCCGCCTCCGGTCAAGAGCTGGCAGACGGTCATGTAAAGCTTGTCGATATCGGGACGCTCCTCCCGGTCCACCTTGATGGAAACGAAACGCTCATTGAGCAGCCGGGCGACCTCTTTGTCCTCGAACGACTCATGGGCCATCACATGGCACCAGTGGCAGGTGGAATAGCCGATGGACAGGAAAACCGGTTTGTCTTCCCGTCGGGCTTTTTCAAAGGCCTCCTCTCCCCAGGAATACCAGTCCACGGGATTGGCGGCATGCTGCAGCAGATAGGGACTCTTCTCGAATTGCAGGCGGTTCCGGAAGGAACTTTCCGGTACAGGCTGTTCTCCCATGGTCTTGCTCCTTAATTTTCAGACAAAGGGGCTGTTTCCATTAAGACAGGACGCCGGCATGCAAGAGCGCTTTGGCCGCTTTCATCACATTGTCGACGGTCATGCCGAATTTTTCGACGAGGACTTTGGCCGGTGCGCTGGCTCCGAAACCGTCCATTCCGATCACGGTTCCATCCAGCCCGACGTAGTGTTCCCAACCCAGCTTGATGCCCGCTTCCACGGCGACCCGCACACGAACGGCCGATGGCAGCACAGCTTCCCGGTAGGCGGCCGGCTGGCGGTCAAAAAGTTCCCAACTGGGCAGCGAGACCACCCGCACCGCAATGCCTTCCGCGGCCAGACGCTTTCCGGCCTCGAGGACCAGAGGAACTTCGGAACCCGTCCCAATCAGAAGAACCTCCGGGATTCCTTCTCCTGACTCCCAGAGGATATAGCCGCCCTTCTGCAAACCCTTTGCAGGGGCCAGCTTTTTTTGATCCAGCACGGGCAGATTCTGGCGCGAAAAGATCAGGGCCGTCGGACCTTCCGAATTGCTGAGTGCCTCCCGCCAGGCTTCCACGGTTTCATGGGCATCGGCGGGACGGATCACGGTGAGGTTGGGAACGGCCCGCAGGTTCATGACCTGTTCGATCGGCTGATGGGTCGGACCATCCTCGCCCAGGCCGATGCTGTCATGGGTAAAGACATAGATGACCCGCAGACCCATGAGGGCGGAAAGGCGCATGGGCGGCCGCATGTAATCGGCAAAGGTCAGAAAGGTGGCCGTATAGGGAACGACGCCCCCGTGGAGGGCCATCCCCACGGCAATGGAACCCATGGCATGCTCACGGACGCCGTAATGGACATTGCGGCCTTCATAGCCCCACGATCCGCCAACCCGGCCCTGCACACCCTCCGGAGACAATCCGGGGCGCTGAAAATCCCCCAGCCCCTTGAGCCAGGTGAAGCAGGATGGATTGAGATCCGCCGATCCTCCCATCAGTTCCGGAATACAAGGGGCAAGGGCCTGCATCACCGTTTCCCCGACCTTGCGGGTCGCCACATCGGCAGCCCCATCTTCGTAGACGGGCAGCGCCTTTTCCCAGTCGTCCGGCAGTTGGCCTGCCATCACCCGGCGCAACTCCGCCGCGAGTTCCGGATACTGACGGCCATAATGTTCAAAATTCTGAAGCCATTGCGCCTCTCTGACTTTTCCCTGCTCGGCTGCCGAACGGTAAAAATCCGTAACTTCCCCGGGTACGAAGAAGGTCGGCTCCAACGGCCAGCCCAGATTTTCCTTGGCCGCATTCAGTTCATCCTGGCCCAGGGGAGAACCGTGGGAATCCGCGGTTCCCTGTTTGTGAGGAGCGCCGTAGCCGATGGTCGTCTGCACGAAGAGGATCGAGGGCCTCGTCACGTCCGCCCGCGCCTGCTGCAGGGCCGCATCAATGGCCGCCGGGCGGTTGCCCTCGGGAACCCGCAGCACCTGCCAGCCATAGGCTTCATAACGCTTGCCCACATCTTCCGTAAAAGCCAGCCCCGTTGATCCGGCAAGAGAGACCCGGTTGTCATCATAAAGTACGATGAGCTTGCCTAACCCCAGATGCCCGGCCAGGGAACAGGCCTCCGCCGTGACCCCTTCCATGAGGTCGCCGTCACTGGCCATGACATAGGTGAAGTGATTGATGACCTCGCTGTCGGGGCGATTGAAGCGGGCCGCCAGATGGGCTTCGGCGATCGCCATCCCCACGGCATTGCTCAGGCCCTGCCCAAGGGGGCCCGTGGTCACTTCCACGCCCGGTGCACAGCGATATTCGGGATGGCCCGGCGTCCGGCTTTCCCATTGGCGGAAGACCTTCAGATCATCCAGGGAAAGGTCGTATCCGGTCAGGTGAAGCATGACGTAAAGAAGCATGGAGGCGTGCCCTGCGGAGAGGACAAAACGGTCCCGGTCGATCCACTGTGGATTGGCGGGATTATGCTTCAGGTGAGAAGCCCAGAGGGTATGGGCGGTGGCAGCAGCCCCCATCGGCATTCCGGGGTGCCCAGACTTCGCCTTTTCCACGGCATCCGCGGCTAAAAAACGAATGGTATTGATACACTTTACTTCCAAATCATTTGTTTTCGACATGAGGTTTCCTATCTCCTTCAGATATTCCAGATCTTGTCATGCCAATTCCATCGTTCAAAGCGTACATCTTATTCCGTAACCGAGTCTTCGCCGATCTGCCGCTTTGCCTGTCCTCCGACCAGGAACTGGAATGACGAATTGCTCGTCGATCCTTGACTTTTACCCCTGCGCTTATACTCCAACCTCGCGTCTTAGACAAGCACATTAGTTCCTGAATTTTGAATAGAGTTCAAATTATCGCATTCTTGAAATTCTTATTCAATATCCATTAATTATGATTGCACAACAGGGGATAATCTAGGAAATATGTGCGATAAATTGACGTTTATTGAATGCAAGCACAGAGAAGAATGAAAAGAAGGGAAGAGTCAGGACTTGATTTTAAGGGCTGCTTTTTTCGGTCGAATTCCGACAGAAAACTGCAGCCCCCAGCAGGGCCTGTCCTTCAGATCCGGTAGGCGCAAAATCCACATGTACCCCTTCTGACGGATAGGCCTGATAATCTCCCCCGGTCCGAACCAGGAATGCTTCTCCCAGTCCGGTACCGGGGGCAAGGACCACTCAAACACCCGTCGGATCAGGACAACCGGCATTCAGAACGCAGAGATCCTCAGGTTTGAGATGGGGAACAGCCCAGCCGGGTGTTTTGTCCCTCCGATATCGCCGGCAAGCAGCAAGGCCGATTCGCCCATCACGATGTTCCCTTTTCCTTACTTTGTTATTTTTTCAGCAGCTGCTTCTCCATCCAGTCCATATATTCTGTGCTGCCTCCGATAATCGGTGTGATGATAAATTCCGAAACCACATAGGAAGTGAGGTCGCGAATCACCTTTTCCACATCCCCACAAAGATTTTTCCTTGTTTTGATAATGATCCGCCATTCCTCTTCCGTTTCAATCTGTCCCTCCCATCGGTAGACGCTGGTCATAGGAGAAATCTGGACACAGGCGGCAAGTTTCTTCTCAACGAGCGCTTTGGCAACCGTCCTGCCATCAATACCTTCCTTTTCCCTGTTTACCGTCGTGAACACCTGCACATACTCTTCCATAGTTCTTCCTCCCTTTCTGAGATTGTTCGTCTCCTTTTTCCAGGAACAGATAACCGTTGATTACCACCCATAGAGATCACCGAACTCCGCAGTTTTCCTCCGATACTGGACCTACAAGGGAATCGAAAATCTCCACCCGGCTGCTCAAAAAACGTCTACCCATTTGAGCATCCCGATATCCAAACGTCATCCTCCTTTTCACCCATCCTGAGAAAGAGCATTGACGTGGACGCACTCATACATCAGAATCGCCGCGGCTTGCGGCAGACTGAGGGATTCCCCTCCCCCAACCCTGGGAATATGCCACTGTTCATCGGTCCTGCGCAGCAGGGAATCCGGTAATCCATGGCTTTCACTCCCCAGAAGCAATGCCGTATTTTTCCTGCAGGGATGAGGACGATCTCCCCCCTGGACCGAAGTTCCCACCAACTGATAACGCCCTTTAAGTTGCAGCAAAACCTCGGACAGATCCACTTCCGAAAGACAGGAAATATGAAAGAGGCTTCCCATCGCCGCCCGAATCACCTTCGGGTTTAACGGAGAGACAGATCCTCTGCTCAGAATAATATTTGAAAAACCAAACCAGTGGGCCGTACGGATAATCGTCCCCAGATTCCCCGGATTATTGATCTCCGAGAGCAGCAACAGCGGCCCCTCTTCTTTGAGGATCAAATCGGACTGCGGTTTTTCCAGCGGCGCAATTCCCACGGCCATGATCCCTTCCGGGGCGGCGTCCTGAGTCAGAGTGCCCCACTCCCTGATTGAAAGACCGTAACAAGGCAGGTTTGCCGGCAGCCCCTTCAGGAAGGCGATCCATCGCTCCTCCTTGTCTTCCCGAACCAGAAGTGCTTGAACTTTCCAGGCACTATCGAGGAGATTCGATACAATCTTATAGCCCTCCGCCAGGAAAAGACCGGTTTCCTTCCGGACCTTTCCCCTGTCCAGACGGCTCCATAGCCGAAGTTGCGCCTTTGATGGATCTTTAAGTCCGGGAAACAGCTCTGTATTTATCTGCTTCAGCTCAGTCATCACAACTATATTATACATCAAAAAAAACTTAATGAATACACAAGAATGCTTTTTCTCAAGACACTATGATTACCCGTAGTTCAGTATAAATATCAAATAGTTGCGGCAAACAGCCGCTTTTTCGTTTTTCTTTGGTTAATTCAATACCTTACGTAGTCTGTAAACATACTCGTGTTCCGTTTCGAGCAGCTTCCTTTTTTCAATTTCTCAGCAAATAAAAAAGCCAGCCCGGTTTTGCCCTGTGGCTGGCTTTTTATGAAGAATATCAAGATTTTTTCTAATCTAGTTCAAGGGATCGCTCACATGGTTCTCTTCATCCACGACTCTCTACCTAGATCCCCCGGAAAGGCCATGAGCCGCGATAGTGAAGGTTGCATTTTATCGGAATGTTTCCGGCCATTTTCATAATCTCTTGTTCAATAAGCTTATGCTGCTCCGGATTGCGCACCACCCCACTAACCACCAGGACTTCATCTTCCATTTCTATTTCCAGGGTGGGGACAAGAAAGCCGGGGGAGGTCATGATCTTTACCTTGATCCGGGTGGCCAGGGCTTTCATATCCAAAAGTTTCTGGGATTCTAGCGAATAAGCCTTCTCCCTTTCCAGAAGATCGTTTTTCAGGCTGCCGGCAATGGCATCCCAATCTTTCCTGCTCGTATCAACGACCCGGTCATATTCCGTGGGATCCGTCCAGTTGGCGCCCTCGACCTGCTGGATCGTCACCGCCATCTCACGATCCGCCTTTCTCGCCATCATGGCCGCGATTTGCAGGCTCACCTCTTCCCGCTGCACAATTCGCTGCACCCTGGCTTCAAAAGGTGCGGTCATGAATACTCTCAGGGCATGGGGGATGTTTCTCAACAGAACATTGCCGCCCCGGGTCATCACCACAACATTGTTTCTCAGAGAATACTTCAAGATGATACTCTGACTGAAGGCGGCAAAGGCCAGGAAGGACCAGTCCGTCTGTTCCCATAATCCGGGGACGCCTTTACTGACTTCTTCAGCTATTCTCTTAAGTTCTCCCCCCGCCTTTTCCGCCTCTTCAAAGATCCTGTGCAGAGGGATGTATTCGTATCCCAGAAGGCTTGCAACAGCATGCCCGATTACCCCACCACCGCTCCCATACTGTTTGGTAATCGTCAGGATTGCCATAGGTCCTTCCTTCAAATCTGTTTTCCTTCAGACGTTAACGCCATCTTCCTCTTTACATCAATGAAAGAGGACCTCACGTTCATATCCCATTCAGATTCCGGCACTTCACAGAATATCTATCCCGATGGATCTGCGTTTTCATGCACAGGTTCGAAGACCTTCTTTCCGGATCAGGAGCGATGAATTTCCCCGGATTTCTCCGCCTGGGCGATTTTCCTTTTCTGCAGGAATTTCCCCACTGCGACTACACCCACAATGCAGACAATCTGGACAGCATATTCCATCACAGCGTTGGGATGCAGCAACTCTTCGACAGCGGGATCCGTGATCATCATCTCACCGCCGACCCGACCGAGAATGGCCGCGCCAATGACGATGATGATGGGATACTTGTCCATCAGGGTGGAAATGAGGTTGCTGGTAAAGATGATGATGGGGATACTTAAGCCCAATCCGAACAGCAACAGGAACATATTTCCCCCGGCAGCTCCGGCAACCCCCAGGACATTATCCAGCGACATGGTCAGATCGGCAATGATGATAATCTTGATTGCCTGCGCCAGGGTCGCGGTTGATTCCCCTCCCTCTCCTTCCTCTTCACCGAGGAACAGCTTGGTGGCGATCCAGAGGATCAGGGCGCCGCCGATCAGCTTGAGATAGGGTACGTTCAGCAGCATGGCAACGAAGAAAGTCAGGATAATCCTGAGGATAACGGCAGCCGCCGTTCCGAAAATAATGCCTTTTTGCCGCTGCTCCTTGTTCAGTCCGCGAACCGCCATGGCAATGAGCACAGCGTTGTCGCCGGACAGGATGATGTTGATAAAAACGATGTTCAACATCGCCAGTAAAAAGGGCATGGTCCATTCAATGTGAAACGCGGTTGACCAATCTAAATTCACGCCTGTATCTCCTTTTCTTTAAATCAAAAAGGGCAAAGGTCGTTTCATTTCTTTCAATGAATCCTGATCTTTGCCCTTTTTCTCCTTAGTTTCACCTTAGTAAATATGCAAAAGAATACGGCCTATCCCGGAATGACACCCATCCCTGCCAGCACGGAAAGCATAACCGCTGCGGCAATGACCGAACCGATCTGACCGCCGGCATTGGCGCCCATGGCATGCATCAACAGGAAATTCCGTTTGTTCCACTTCTGCCCTTCCTTCTGCACGACCCGGGCAGCCATGGGGAAGGCCGAAATGCCCGCGGCGCCGATCAGAGGATTGACCTTACCGCCGGTCAACACGTACATCACCTTCCCGAAAAGGACACCGCAGACGGTATCAAGGCAGATGGCCATGAAGCCCAGAGCCAGGATGACCAAGGTCTGCACCTTGATAAAGGCGATGCCCGACATGGTCGCCCCAACGGCCAATCCCAGAAACAGGGTCACCACGTTGGCGATCTCGTTCTCGGCGGCTCCCGTCAGGCGGCTCACCACGCCCGATTCCCGCATCAGGTTCCCCAGCATGATCGTCGCCAGCAACGGCAACCCCATTGGGGCGATCAACCCGCCCAGCACGGTAATCACCAGGGGGAAGAGAAGCTTGGTCGTCTTAGAAACCGGTTTGGCCTGGGATTTCATGACCGTCTCCCGTTCCTTCTTCGACGTCAGCATCCTCATAATGGGCGGCTGCAGAACCGGAACCAGCGACATGTAAGAATAGGCCGCCACGGAAACCGCCCCCAACAGCTGCGGGGCGTATTTCGAGGTGACGTAAATCGCCGTCGGGCCGTCACAG
It contains:
- a CDS encoding thioredoxin domain-containing protein; protein product: MGEQPVPESSFRNRLQFEKSPYLLQHAANPVDWYSWGEEAFEKARREDKPVFLSIGYSTCHWCHVMAHESFEDKEVARLLNERFVSIKVDREERPDIDKLYMTVCQLLTGGGGWPLTIVMTPERRPFYAATYIPRESRPGMMGMLALIPGLGEVWRRERGKVLESVEEIEKALQGMGPDSGGRGELPLETVLREAYDDLCRRFDSRYGGFGDAPKFPMAQHLFFLLRYWQRQGDSQALAMVEKTLTAMRQGGIYDALGFGFHRYSTDAQWRVPHFEKMLYDQALLALAYTEAFSATGQAFYEKTAREILTYVLRNMTAPEGGFYSAEDADTAGEEGAFYLWTAEELRQVLGPEEADLLIRIYALQAGGRPQVLSCSYPPADLAATLGIPEERLSAAMESAREKLFQHRRQRIKPLRDDKILTDWNGLMIAAMARAAFVFEDPVFLQAVRKAVSFILENLRDSRGRLLHRWRDGEAAMPANLDDYAFLLWGLIEAYEATFDATLLEAALSLEEELRAFFWDKENGGYYFTPEDGEPLLVRQKESYDGAIPSGNSVAMLNLLRLARLTGRGELEERAVATGQAFAASIRSLPAGHSQFLVALDFLAGPSAEVVIAGNPEGKDTREMLRELRRTFLPRTVVLLSPEGGGKESLLRVAEFAREMTPVNGRSTAYVCRNFSCQQPTTDPAEMMAWLHSV
- the tkt gene encoding transketolase, coding for MSKTNDLEVKCINTIRFLAADAVEKAKSGHPGMPMGAAATAHTLWASHLKHNPANPQWIDRDRFVLSAGHASMLLYVMLHLTGYDLSLDDLKVFRQWESRTPGHPEYRCAPGVEVTTGPLGQGLSNAVGMAIAEAHLAARFNRPDSEVINHFTYVMASDGDLMEGVTAEACSLAGHLGLGKLIVLYDDNRVSLAGSTGLAFTEDVGKRYEAYGWQVLRVPEGNRPAAIDAALQQARADVTRPSILFVQTTIGYGAPHKQGTADSHGSPLGQDELNAAKENLGWPLEPTFFVPGEVTDFYRSAAEQGKVREAQWLQNFEHYGRQYPELAAELRRVMAGQLPDDWEKALPVYEDGAADVATRKVGETVMQALAPCIPELMGGSADLNPSCFTWLKGLGDFQRPGLSPEGVQGRVGGSWGYEGRNVHYGVREHAMGSIAVGMALHGGVVPYTATFLTFADYMRPPMRLSALMGLRVIYVFTHDSIGLGEDGPTHQPIEQVMNLRAVPNLTVIRPADAHETVEAWREALSNSEGPTALIFSRQNLPVLDQKKLAPAKGLQKGGYILWESGEGIPEVLLIGTGSEVPLVLEAGKRLAAEGIAVRVVSLPSWELFDRQPAAYREAVLPSAVRVRVAVEAGIKLGWEHYVGLDGTVIGMDGFGASAPAKVLVEKFGMTVDNVMKAAKALLHAGVLS
- a CDS encoding glucokinase encodes the protein MVLAPGTGLGEAFLVRTGGDYQAYPSEGVHVDFAPTGSEGQALLGAAVFCRNSTEKSSP
- the cutA gene encoding divalent-cation tolerance protein CutA, giving the protein MEEYVQVFTTVNREKEGIDGRTVAKALVEKKLAACVQISPMTSVYRWEGQIETEEEWRIIIKTRKNLCGDVEKVIRDLTSYVVSEFIITPIIGGSTEYMDWMEKQLLKK
- a CDS encoding TrmH family RNA methyltransferase, whose product is MTELKQINTELFPGLKDPSKAQLRLWSRLDRGKVRKETGLFLAEGYKIVSNLLDSAWKVQALLVREDKEERWIAFLKGLPANLPCYGLSIREWGTLTQDAAPEGIMAVGIAPLEKPQSDLILKEEGPLLLLSEINNPGNLGTIIRTAHWFGFSNIILSRGSVSPLNPKVIRAAMGSLFHISCLSEVDLSEVLLQLKGRYQLVGTSVQGGDRPHPCRKNTALLLGSESHGLPDSLLRRTDEQWHIPRVGGGESLSLPQAAAILMYECVHVNALSQDG
- a CDS encoding cytidylate kinase-like family protein, whose translation is MAILTITKQYGSGGGVIGHAVASLLGYEYIPLHRIFEEAEKAGGELKRIAEEVSKGVPGLWEQTDWSFLAFAAFSQSIILKYSLRNNVVVMTRGGNVLLRNIPHALRVFMTAPFEARVQRIVQREEVSLQIAAMMARKADREMAVTIQQVEGANWTDPTEYDRVVDTSRKDWDAIAGSLKNDLLEREKAYSLESQKLLDMKALATRIKVKIMTSPGFLVPTLEIEMEDEVLVVSGVVRNPEQHKLIEQEIMKMAGNIPIKCNLHYRGSWPFRGI
- a CDS encoding TerC family protein: MNLDWSTAFHIEWTMPFLLAMLNIVFINIILSGDNAVLIAMAVRGLNKEQRQKGIIFGTAAAVILRIILTFFVAMLLNVPYLKLIGGALILWIATKLFLGEEEGEGGESTATLAQAIKIIIIADLTMSLDNVLGVAGAAGGNMFLLLFGLGLSIPIIIFTSNLISTLMDKYPIIIVIGAAILGRVGGEMMITDPAVEELLHPNAVMEYAVQIVCIVGVVAVGKFLQKRKIAQAEKSGEIHRS
- a CDS encoding sodium ion-translocating decarboxylase subunit beta, yielding MAEAIINGLGGLTVGFQHLFIDWRNVIMILVGGVLLYLGIKKDCEPMLLIPIAFGCILVNIPFSNVMNTGEEAGFIRVIYDAGVGTELFPLLIFIGIGAMTDFGPVLAQPSTFLLGAAGQFGIFLTLLTALALGFPKLEAISIGIIGACDGPTAIYVTSKYAPQLLGAVSVAAYSYMSLVPVLQPPIMRMLTSKKERETVMKSQAKPVSKTTKLLFPLVITVLGGLIAPMGLPLLATIMLGNLMRESGVVSRLTGAAENEIANVVTLFLGLAVGATMSGIAFIKVQTLVILALGFMAICLDTVCGVLFGKVMYVLTGGKVNPLIGAAGISAFPMAARVVQKEGQKWNKRNFLLMHAMGANAGGQIGSVIAAAVMLSVLAGMGVIPG